One stretch of Streptomyces sp. 135 DNA includes these proteins:
- the rsmH gene encoding 16S rRNA (cytosine(1402)-N(4))-methyltransferase RsmH — MTDNSRHVPVMLQRCLDMLAPALAEPGAVVVDCTLGLGGHSEALLATFPAARLVALDRDKEALRLSGERLAPYGDRATLVHAVYDELPEVLDRLDIPRVQGVLFDLGVSSMQLDEADRGFAYAQDAPLDMRMDQTTGISAAEVLNTYAPGELVRILRQYGEEKQAKRIVSAVVREREKEPFSNSARLVELIRDSLPQAAKRTGGNPAKRTFQALRIEVNGELSVLERAIPAAVKALAVGGRIAVLSYHSLEDRLVKQVFAAGAANTAPPGLPVVPERYQPRLKLLTRGAELPTEEEVAENRRAAPARLRGAERVREDVS, encoded by the coding sequence TTGACCGACAACAGCCGACACGTCCCGGTGATGCTCCAGCGGTGCCTGGACATGTTGGCCCCCGCCCTCGCCGAACCGGGCGCGGTCGTCGTCGACTGCACCCTCGGCCTCGGCGGCCACAGCGAGGCCCTCCTGGCCACCTTCCCCGCGGCGCGCCTCGTCGCCCTGGACCGCGACAAGGAAGCACTGCGCCTGTCCGGCGAACGGCTCGCCCCCTACGGCGACCGGGCCACCCTGGTGCACGCCGTCTACGACGAGCTCCCCGAGGTGCTCGACCGCCTGGACATCCCGCGCGTACAGGGCGTCCTCTTCGACCTCGGCGTCTCCTCCATGCAACTCGACGAGGCGGACCGGGGATTCGCGTACGCCCAGGACGCGCCCCTGGACATGCGCATGGACCAGACGACCGGCATCAGCGCCGCCGAGGTCCTCAACACGTACGCGCCCGGCGAACTGGTGCGGATCCTGCGCCAGTACGGCGAGGAGAAGCAGGCCAAGCGCATCGTCAGCGCCGTCGTGCGCGAGCGCGAGAAGGAGCCGTTCAGCAACAGCGCGCGGCTCGTCGAGCTCATCCGCGACTCCCTGCCGCAGGCCGCCAAGCGCACCGGCGGCAACCCCGCCAAGCGCACCTTCCAGGCCCTGCGCATCGAGGTCAACGGCGAGCTGAGCGTCCTGGAGCGGGCGATCCCGGCGGCCGTGAAGGCGCTCGCCGTCGGCGGTCGGATCGCCGTCCTGTCGTACCACTCGCTGGAAGACCGCCTGGTCAAGCAGGTGTTCGCGGCCGGTGCCGCGAACACGGCGCCGCCCGGCCTGCCCGTGGTCCCCGAGCGCTACCAGCCGCGCCTGAAGCTTCTGACCCGCGGCGCCGAACTGCCCACCGAGGAAGAGGTCGCCGAGAACCGCAGGGCCGCCCCGGCGCGGCTGCGGGGCGCCGAGCGCGTCCGCGAGGACGTGAGCTGA
- a CDS encoding carbonic anhydrase translates to MSTSASPSGNSPAEPIGDIAVGTVTDRLVEANKRYAAGFADPGMDARPVLRVAVVACMDARLDLHDALGLELGDCHTIRNAGGVVTDDVIRSLTISQRALGTRSVVLIHHTGCGLESLTEEFRQDLENEVGQRPTWAVESFRDVEQDVRQSMQRVRTSPFLLHTDDIRGFVFDVTTGLLREIAPA, encoded by the coding sequence ATGTCGACTTCCGCATCCCCCTCGGGTAACAGCCCCGCAGAGCCGATCGGCGACATAGCCGTCGGCACGGTCACCGACCGCCTGGTCGAGGCGAACAAGCGGTACGCCGCCGGCTTCGCCGATCCGGGCATGGACGCCCGCCCCGTACTGCGTGTCGCCGTCGTCGCCTGCATGGACGCCCGCCTCGATCTGCATGACGCGCTCGGCCTCGAGCTGGGCGACTGCCACACCATCCGCAACGCGGGCGGCGTGGTCACCGACGACGTCATCCGCTCCCTGACCATCAGCCAGCGCGCGCTCGGCACCCGCAGCGTGGTCCTCATCCACCACACCGGCTGCGGCCTGGAGTCCCTCACCGAGGAGTTCCGCCAGGACCTGGAGAACGAGGTGGGGCAGCGGCCGACGTGGGCGGTGGAGTCCTTCCGCGACGTCGAGCAGGACGTACGCCAGTCGATGCAGCGCGTACGGACCTCGCCGTTCCTGCTGCACACCGACGACATCCGCGGCTTTGTCTTCGACGTGACGACGGGTCTGCTGCGGGAGATCGCCCCCGCGTAA
- a CDS encoding MoxR family ATPase, with protein sequence MTTYDDRASLTDLTTTAERVRRSVEGVIEGKPEVVRLSLTVLLAEGHLLIEDVPGVGKTMLAKALARSIDCSVRRIQFTPDLLPSDITGVSIFDQQRRDFEFKPGAIFAQIVIGDEINRASPKTQSALLESMEERQVTIDGQTYELPSPFMVVATQNPVEMEGTYPLPEAQRDRFMARVSIGYPGPEAELQMLDVHGGVSPLDDLQPVAHAHDIVKLIDAVRTVHVADTVRRYAVDLVSATRNHPDLRLGASPRATLHLVRAAKASAALSGREFALPDDVQALAVAVLAHRLLPTAQAQLNRRTAESVVLEILQHTPVPAAAQPGNGAFFAPQPPGTRRL encoded by the coding sequence GTGACGACGTATGACGATCGAGCGAGCCTCACAGATCTGACCACCACAGCGGAGCGTGTCCGCAGGTCGGTGGAGGGTGTGATCGAGGGCAAGCCGGAGGTCGTACGGCTCTCGCTGACCGTGCTCCTCGCCGAGGGGCATCTGCTCATCGAGGATGTGCCGGGCGTGGGCAAGACCATGCTCGCCAAGGCACTGGCGCGGTCCATCGACTGCTCGGTGCGGCGGATCCAGTTCACGCCGGACCTGCTGCCGTCGGACATCACCGGTGTGTCCATCTTCGACCAGCAGCGCAGGGACTTCGAGTTCAAGCCGGGCGCCATCTTCGCGCAGATCGTGATCGGCGACGAGATCAACCGCGCCTCTCCGAAGACGCAGTCCGCGCTCCTGGAGTCCATGGAGGAGCGCCAGGTCACCATCGACGGGCAGACCTATGAACTGCCCAGCCCCTTCATGGTCGTGGCCACGCAGAACCCCGTGGAGATGGAGGGGACCTACCCCCTGCCCGAGGCGCAGCGCGACCGCTTCATGGCGCGCGTCTCGATCGGCTATCCGGGGCCGGAGGCCGAGCTCCAGATGCTCGACGTGCACGGCGGCGTCTCGCCCCTGGACGACCTCCAGCCGGTGGCGCACGCCCACGACATCGTGAAGCTCATCGACGCGGTGCGCACGGTCCACGTGGCCGACACCGTGCGGCGGTACGCGGTGGACCTGGTCTCCGCCACGCGCAACCACCCCGACCTGAGACTCGGGGCCTCGCCGCGCGCCACGCTGCACCTGGTGCGCGCCGCCAAGGCCTCCGCGGCGCTCAGCGGCCGGGAGTTCGCCCTGCCGGACGACGTACAGGCGCTGGCCGTCGCGGTCCTCGCGCACCGCCTGCTGCCCACCGCGCAGGCCCAGCTGAACCGCCGCACGGCCGAATCCGTCGTCCTGGAGATCCTCCAGCACACCCCCGTCCCCGCCGCCGCCCAGCCGGGCAACGGCGCCTTCTTCGCCCCGCAGCCGCCCGGCACGCGGAGGCTGTGA